The Scophthalmus maximus strain ysfricsl-2021 chromosome 7, ASM2237912v1, whole genome shotgun sequence genome includes a window with the following:
- the LOC118315099 gene encoding ovochymase-2 translates to MRATAALLSLCLWVNAVVLAAQTGSKCGVPQVWSPMPRSLRVVGGSEAAYGSHPWLVSLRLKGSHFCGGAVLTDRWVLTAAHCFASASREFLSGVTVAAGEFDQRVADEEEQVFGVKSVSVHEKYHHASPMSHDVALVELDRRVRLGVHVQPICLPLPDEKILPRTSCIVGGWGRIKERGRLPAVLRQVQLDLVDPAKCKHVLHTVKGSGPKHGAVRPEAAMTVLCAGPERGGRDACQGDSGGPLVCPAGSGGGRRVALGVTSWGKGCGRSWGNNSVRPPGRRGSPGVFTDLRLLLPWIKSKLRAADEQRRGKASLGLCSVTDGSLIDSEGVIRNPALPGDHYDNNELCVWRFRVPPGSSLLLEFEHFDLENDSDCRYDRLTVSVDAHGPVGTFCGSVLRGPVLLSHSPNATLLFSSDVSTTGSGFVIRHRAAQGRPDPGCGTIVLVEDQTVVHSPNYPQSYSNDCVLRWVIYAPRGHVVKLDVSDLDLEESDRCLYDSLTVLGDVEQTEEIAVLCGRGAPPPPVLSYHNVMVLQFTSDGSVTRRGFRATLTFISHADLQHVGDDRPGDGDVRRNHPDRLTGDQQRVTLHVNLDAADPDVQRADISSRGVVSHRGDHVDHVDQVDQVDQVDQVDQVDRVDPVDPVDRVDHVDHVDQVDQVDRVDPVDPVDRVDHVDHVDHKTPEEPRLHEDIGPDDEDSSVESSGTE, encoded by the exons atGAGGGCCACTGCCGCTCTGCTCTCGCTGTGTCTCTGGGTGAACGCCGTCGTCCTCGCTGCTCAGACAG GTTCGAAATGTGGAGTTCCTCAGGTGTGGAGCCCGATGCCCCGCTCGCTCCGGGTGGTCGGAGGCTCCGAGGCCGCGTATGGATCTCACCCGTGGCTG GTTTCCCTGCGGCTCAAAGGCTCTCACTTCTGTGGCGGGGCCGTCCTGACCGACCGCTGGGTACTGACGGCTGCACACTGCTTCGCGTCGGCCTCAAG GGAGTTCCTCAGCGGCGTGACCGTGGCGGCGGGAGAGTTTGACCAGCGAGTGGCGGACGAAGAGGAGCAAGTGTTTGGCGTGAAGAGCGTCTCCGTGCACGAGAAGTACCACCACGCCTCGCCCATGAGCCACGACGTCGCTCTGGTGGAGTTGGACCGACGCGTCCGACTGG GCGTCCACGTGCAGCCGATCTGTTTACCTTTGCCTGATGAGAAGATCCTTCCTCGCAccagttgcattgtgggtggATGGGGCAGGATAAAGGAAA GGGGTCGTCTCCCTGCGGTGCTGAGACAGGTCCAGTTGGACTTGGTGGACCCAGCTAAGTGTAAACACGTCCTCCACACCGTCAAAGGTTCCGGTCCGAAGCACGGAGCGGTCCGACCTGAGGCGGCCATGACGGTCCTGTGTGCCGGGCccgagagaggagggagggacgcCTGTCAG GGCGACTCGGGGGGTCCTCTGGTATGTCCGGCAGGGTCGGGCGGGGGTCGCCGGGTGGCGCTGGGCGTGACTTCCTGGGGCAAGGGCTGTGGTCGGAGCTGGGGAAACAACAGCGTCCGGCCCCCGGGCAGGAGAGGGTCCCCGGGGGTTTTCACCGacctcaggctgctgctgccctggATCAAGAGCAAACTGCGAGCGG CTGATGAGCAGCGGCGGGGAAAAGCTTCGCTGG gacTCTGCAGCGTCACAGACGGATCTCTGATCGACAGCGAGGGAGTGATCAGAAACCCCGCCCTCCCTGGTGATCACTATGACAACAACGA gttgtgtgtgtggcggtTCCGTGTTCCTCCAGGTTCTAGTCTCCTGTTGGAGTTTGAGCACTTTGATCTGGAGAACGACTCCGACTGTCGCTACGACCGACTCACGGTGTCGGTGGACGCCCACGGGCCCGTTG GGACATTCTGTGGAAGTGTCCTTCGCGGCCCGGTTCTTCTGAGTCACTCCCCGAACGCCAcgctgctcttctcctctgacGTCAgcacaacaggaagtggcttCGTCATCAGGCATCGTGCTGCGCAGGGACGTCCTGATCCTG gatgcGGGACAATCGTCCTCGTTGAGGACCAGACTGTCGTCCACAGCCCGaattacccacaatcctacaGTAACGACTGCGTCCTCCGCTGGGTCATCTACGCCCCGCGGGGTCACGTTGTCAAG CTCGATGTGAGCGATTTGGATCTGGAGGAGTCGGACAGATGTTTGTATGATTCCCTCACCGTCCTGGGAGACGTGGAGCAAACCGAGGAGATCG CGGTGCTGTGTGGTCGCGgcgctccccctcctccggtTCTGTCCTACCACAACGTCATGGTGCTTCAGTTCACGTCGGACGGCAGCGTCACCCGTCGAGGCTTCAGGGCCACGCTGACGTTCATCAGCcacgcag ACCTCCAGCACGTTGGCGACGACAGACCGGGTGACGGAGACGTTCGGAGGAATCACCCAGATCGTCTGACGGGTGACCAGCAACGCGTCACATTACATG tgaACCTGGACGCAGCTGACCCGGATGTGCAGCGGGCCgacatcagcagcagaggagtCGTGTCCCACCGGGGGGAccatgtggaccatgtggaccaggtggaccaggtggaccaggtggaccaggtggaccaggtggaccgTGTGGATCCTGTGGATCCTGTGGACCgtgtggaccatgtggaccat gtggaccaggtggaccaggtggaccgTGTGGATCCTGTGGATCCTGTGGACCGTGTGGAccatgtggatcatgtggatcat AAGACTCCAGAGGAACCCAGACTACATGAGGACATTGGTCCAGATGATGAGGACTCTAGTGTGGAATCCTCAGGGACGGAGTAG
- the LOC118314980 gene encoding NADH-cytochrome b5 reductase 2: protein MDQNLLVPVAAALSVVVVTVLYLVLRGSAGEKKKRQPVTLQDPMVKYSLPLVEKQEISHDTKRFRFGLPSAAHILGLPVGQHVYLSAKVNGSLVVRAYTPVSSDEDQGYVDLVVKVYYKNSHPNFPDGGKLSQHLDNLAIGDGVDFRGPSGLLVYRGHGQFSIRLDKKSEPKVRKFKHVGMIAGGTGITPMLQLVRRITSDPADGTRCSLIFANQTEKDILLREELQEAKKSHPDRLELWFTLDKPPQDWSYSSGFVTCDMMKEHLPAPSADVLIVLCGPPPMIQYACLPNLDKLGHKTENIFSY from the exons ATGGATCAGAACTTG CTGGTGCCTGTGGCGGCGGCCCTCTCCGTCGTGGTCGTGACCGTGTTGTACCTGGTCCTGCGAGGATCcgcaggagagaagaagaagaggcagcCCGTCACTCTGCAGGACCCCATGGTCAAATACTCACTTCCCCTCGTGGAGAAACAG GAGATCAGCCACGACACGAAGAGGTTTCGGTTCGGTCTGCCGTCCGCTGCTCACATCCTCGGACTCCCCGTCG GTCAGCATGTGTACCTGTCGGCCAAGGTGAACGGCAGCCTGGTGGTCAGAGCCTACACGCCCGTCTCCAGCGACGAGGACCAGGGATACGTCGACCTCGTGGTCAAG GTGTACTACAAGAACTCTCATCCCAACTTCCCGGACGGAGGCAAGTTGTCTCAGCACCTGGACAACTTGGCGATCGGAGACGGCGTGGACTTCAGAGGACCCAGCGGACTGCTGGTGTACCGGGGACACG GTCAGTTTTCCATCCGACTGGACAAGAAGTCGGAGCCAAAGGTTCGGAAGTTTAAGCACGTGGGGATGATCGCTGGAGGAACAG GTATCACTCCGATGCTGCAGCTCGTCCGCAGGATCACGTCCGACCCGGCCGACGGCACCAGGTGCTCCCTCATCTTCGCCAACCAG ACGGAGAAGGACATCCTGCtgagggaggagctgcaggaggcgaAGAAGAGTCACCCCGACCGACTGGAGCTCTGGTTCACGCTGGACAAACCTCCGCAGG ACTGGAGCTACAGTTCGGGCTTCGTGACCTGCGACATGATGAAGGAGCACCTGCCCGCTCCGTCCGCCGACGTCCTCATCGTGCTGTGCGGACCTCCGCCCATGATCCAGTACGCCTGTCTGCCCAATCTGGACAAGCTGggacacaaaacagaaaacatcttttcttACTAG